In the Lepidochelys kempii isolate rLepKem1 chromosome 3, rLepKem1.hap2, whole genome shotgun sequence genome, one interval contains:
- the POMC gene encoding pro-opiomelanocortin codes for MLKPVRSGLLAILGVLLFHAAGGVNSQCSQSSRCRDLSTEVGLLACIKACKLDLSAESPVYPGNGHLQPLSENIRKYVMSHFRWNKFGRKNSSSVTGHKREEIPSNILFGFFPDASPAQKEDKEEERAALERQDSKRSYSMEHFRWGKPVGRKRRPIKVYPNGVEEESAESYPLEFRRDLSMELDYPEFESLESPASEEEMVSEEEERKDGESYKMHHFRWNTPPKDKRYGGFMTSENSQTPLMTLFKNAIIKNAYKKGQ; via the exons ATGCTGAAACCCGTAAGGAGCGGCCTGCTGGCGATTCTGGGCGTGCTGCTCTTTCACGCGGCCGGCGGCGTGAACAGCCAGTGCTCGCAGAGCAGCAGATGCAGGGACCTCAGCACGGAAGTCGGTCTCTTG GCGTGCATCAAAGCCTGCAAACTGGACCTGTCTGCTGAGTCACCTGTGTACCCAGGTAACGGCCACCTGCAGCCTCTGTCTGAGAACATCCGGAAGTATGTCATGAGCCACTTCCGCTGGAACAAGTTCGGCAGGAAGAACAGCAGCAGCGTCACTGGCCACAAGCGAGAAGAGATCCCCAGCAATATACTCTTTGGCTTCTTCCCTGATGCTTCCCCAGCTCAAAAAGAagacaaagaagaagaaagagctGCCCTCGAAAGGCAAGACAGCAAACGATCCTACTCAATGGAGCATTTCCGATGGGGAAAGCCAGTAGGCAGGAAGAGGAGACCCATCAAGGTCTATCCCAATGGGGTGGAAGAGGAGTCCGCTGAGAGCTACCCACTGGAGTTCAGAAGAGACCTTTCTATGGAACTGGACTACCCCGAGTTTGAGTCCCTGGAAAGCCCAGCGAGTGAGGAAGAGATGGTctcagaggaggaagagaggaaagatGGAGAGTCCTACAAGATGCACCATTTCCGATGGAACACCCCGCCCAAAGACAAGCGATACGGGGGCTTCATGACATCGGAGAACAGCCAGACCCCTTTAATGACTCTTTTTAAGAATGCCATAATCAAAAATGCCTACAAGAAAGGCCAGTAA